A window of the Sandaracinaceae bacterium genome harbors these coding sequences:
- a CDS encoding MFS transporter, translating into MSTAAPAHADAFRRRRFMNWFPLGVSYALLYMGRYNLTVAKTNLGQLMTKEDFGLIFAAGTVVYALAFLVNGPLVDRVGGRRGMLIGLAGSFVANVAMGAYLHHVLRSADPTAAPLRAVFSVLYAVNMYFQSYGAVSIVKVNAHWFHVSERGGFSGIFGTMIASGIFLAFTVNGWLLDLAETHFPGSGTAERAWVVFAVPGALLGLAWVAELLLLRDRPSQAGHADFDTGDASSGDDDAPVPTALLFRRILTNPVILTVALIEFCTGVVRNGVMHWFPIYASEIWVLPRTHVLRLGQWEHLGVVVACFAAAAVSGVLAARADGRRRGALAVFSGLAFLAPFFQAGWGGLLMIAGVLGGNVAGWVSDLLFQSRRGPAAAGMYALLCGLTLGMTLTLAVPGTTVASAGPASGLVAGDQVLAIAGRDELGTWSDVRAAVACFEPVCRDSRWDPERCECRSAPAGRVAPIDAESPLPHRAIPARVLRDGATLELQLTDPRPEHRAGDLRLLDARPELPLSPLWLGTLVFLMSLCVIGTHGLLSGTATMDFGGRKGAATAVGVIDGFVYLGTALQSVCLGYLTSNSWTYWPWFLLPFALIGFGLCLRIWHAKPGRAAAH; encoded by the coding sequence GTGAGCACCGCGGCGCCCGCGCACGCGGACGCGTTCCGCCGCCGACGCTTCATGAACTGGTTCCCGCTCGGCGTCTCGTACGCCTTGCTCTACATGGGGCGCTACAACCTCACCGTCGCCAAGACGAACCTCGGTCAACTGATGACCAAGGAGGACTTCGGGCTCATCTTCGCGGCCGGAACGGTGGTCTACGCGCTGGCGTTCTTGGTGAACGGTCCGCTGGTGGACCGCGTCGGGGGGCGGCGCGGCATGCTCATCGGGCTCGCGGGTTCGTTCGTGGCGAACGTCGCGATGGGCGCGTACCTGCACCACGTGCTGCGCAGCGCGGACCCCACGGCCGCCCCGCTGCGTGCGGTGTTCTCCGTGCTGTACGCGGTGAACATGTACTTCCAGAGCTATGGCGCGGTGTCCATCGTGAAGGTGAACGCCCACTGGTTCCACGTGAGCGAGCGCGGGGGCTTCTCCGGCATCTTCGGCACGATGATCGCCAGCGGCATCTTCCTCGCGTTCACCGTGAACGGGTGGCTGCTCGACCTCGCCGAGACGCACTTCCCCGGGTCGGGCACGGCCGAGCGCGCGTGGGTCGTGTTCGCAGTCCCCGGGGCGCTGCTGGGCCTGGCGTGGGTCGCGGAGCTCCTGCTGCTGCGCGACCGACCGAGCCAGGCGGGGCACGCGGACTTCGACACCGGCGACGCGTCGAGCGGGGACGACGACGCCCCCGTCCCGACCGCGCTGCTCTTCCGGCGCATCCTGACCAACCCGGTGATCCTGACGGTGGCGCTCATCGAGTTCTGCACCGGCGTGGTGCGCAACGGCGTGATGCACTGGTTCCCCATCTACGCGAGCGAGATCTGGGTGCTGCCGCGGACACACGTGCTGCGGCTCGGGCAGTGGGAGCACCTGGGCGTGGTCGTCGCCTGCTTCGCGGCCGCCGCCGTGTCCGGCGTGCTCGCGGCGCGCGCCGATGGTCGACGACGCGGGGCGCTCGCCGTGTTCTCGGGGCTCGCGTTCCTTGCGCCGTTCTTCCAGGCCGGCTGGGGTGGCCTCCTGATGATCGCGGGCGTGCTGGGCGGGAACGTCGCTGGCTGGGTGTCGGACCTGCTGTTCCAGAGTCGGCGCGGTCCGGCCGCGGCGGGCATGTACGCGCTGCTGTGCGGGCTGACGCTGGGCATGACGCTCACGCTGGCCGTGCCCGGCACGACCGTGGCCAGCGCCGGTCCAGCGTCGGGGTTGGTCGCGGGTGACCAAGTGCTCGCCATCGCGGGGCGCGACGAGCTCGGCACCTGGTCCGACGTCCGCGCCGCCGTGGCCTGCTTCGAGCCCGTGTGTCGTGACAGCCGCTGGGACCCCGAGCGCTGCGAATGCCGCAGCGCGCCAGCCGGACGGGTCGCGCCCATCGACGCGGAGAGCCCCCTGCCCCACCGGGCCATCCCCGCGCGGGTGCTGCGCGACGGTGCGACGCTGGAGCTGCAGTTGACCGACCCGCGCCCCGAACACCGAGCCGGGGACCTGCGGCTGCTGGACGCTCGGCCGGAGCTCCCGCTGAGTCCGCTGTGGCTGGGGACGTTGGTGTTCCTGATGAGCCTGTGCGTGATCGGGACGCACGGCTTGCTGTCCGGCACCGCCACCATGGACTTCGGTGGCCGCAAGGGCGCCGCCACCGCGGTCGGCGTGATCGACGGCTTCGTGTACCTGGGCACCGCATTGCAGTCGGTGTGCCTGGGGTACCTCACGAGCAACAGCTGGACGTACTGGC
- a CDS encoding haloacid dehalogenase-like hydrolase produces the protein MSAPRTSPDTEPPSLPHDPTPLSRVLARVSASRAAGGPTPVVVFDLDATLYDNRPRTLAIVREFAATVPASEAGLRERLDTLTLDHMRYLVADALELVGVTDPSVVKRVTSFWWARFFRDRYIKHDVPAPGAVAFAQACYDAGANLVYLTGRDLPGMLTGTVKKLRDDAFPYAVAGTQVILKPTKKASDDAFKRAVLPTLTRLGAPVAFFDNEPANCNAARELLPDADVIWLDTQCVPNPPPLAEGIPMVRHFEGFR, from the coding sequence GTGAGCGCGCCGCGCACGAGCCCCGACACCGAGCCCCCCAGCCTGCCCCACGACCCTACGCCCCTCTCGCGCGTGCTCGCGCGGGTGAGCGCCTCGCGCGCCGCAGGGGGGCCGACGCCGGTCGTGGTGTTCGACCTCGACGCCACGCTGTACGACAACCGCCCGCGCACCCTCGCCATCGTCCGCGAGTTTGCTGCAACCGTCCCTGCGAGTGAGGCCGGCCTTCGTGAGCGCCTCGACACGCTCACCCTCGACCACATGCGCTACCTCGTCGCCGACGCCCTCGAGTTGGTGGGCGTCACGGACCCGAGCGTGGTGAAGCGCGTCACGTCGTTCTGGTGGGCGCGCTTCTTTCGCGACCGCTACATCAAGCACGACGTTCCAGCCCCCGGTGCCGTGGCGTTCGCGCAGGCTTGCTACGACGCGGGCGCGAACCTGGTGTACCTGACGGGCCGCGACCTCCCGGGGATGCTCACTGGGACGGTGAAGAAGCTGCGCGACGACGCCTTCCCGTACGCGGTGGCGGGCACGCAGGTCATCCTCAAGCCCACCAAGAAGGCCTCCGACGACGCGTTCAAGCGCGCCGTGCTGCCCACGCTCACCCGCCTGGGCGCGCCCGTGGCGTTCTTCGACAACGAGCCCGCCAACTGCAACGCCGCGCGTGAGCTGCTGCCAGACGCCGACGTGATCTGGCTGGACACGCAGTGCGTGCCGAACCCCCCGCCGCTGGCCGAGGGCATCCCCATGGTGCGCCACTTCGAGGGCTTCCGGTGA
- the cobO gene encoding cob(I)yrinic acid a,c-diamide adenosyltransferase, producing MSDTPTPEQTEEQRNAEHNAKMAELKRIQDAEVRSKKERRGLTLVHTGDGKGKSTAAFGLALRAAGNGFRVCVVQFTKGTWKTGEGVLLKTLPGVDHFIVGDGFTWNTQDRAADVASAKAGWQVCVDAIEASRGPDPKYHLIIMDELNIVLRYDYLPIEPVVEAVRNKPRDLHLCITGRDAKPELIEVADTVTEFKKVKHAYEAGVRAMRGIEF from the coding sequence ATGAGTGACACACCCACCCCCGAGCAGACCGAAGAGCAGCGCAACGCCGAGCACAACGCGAAGATGGCGGAGCTGAAGCGCATCCAGGACGCCGAGGTACGCAGCAAGAAGGAGCGGCGCGGGCTGACGCTGGTGCACACGGGCGACGGCAAGGGCAAGAGCACGGCCGCCTTCGGGCTGGCCCTGCGCGCGGCTGGCAACGGCTTCCGCGTGTGCGTCGTGCAGTTCACCAAGGGCACCTGGAAGACGGGCGAGGGCGTGCTGCTCAAGACCCTCCCGGGGGTGGACCACTTCATCGTGGGCGACGGATTCACCTGGAACACCCAGGACCGCGCCGCAGACGTCGCGTCGGCGAAAGCCGGCTGGCAGGTGTGCGTGGACGCCATCGAGGCCAGCCGTGGCCCCGACCCCAAGTACCACCTGATCATCATGGACGAGCTCAACATCGTCCTGCGCTACGATTACCTGCCCATCGAGCCGGTGGTCGAGGCCGTGCGCAACAAGCCGCGCGACCTGCACCTGTGCATCACGGGGCGCGACGCAAAACCCGAGCTGATCGAGGTGGCCGACACGGTGACCGAGTTCAAGAAGGTCAAGCACGCCTACGAGGCTGGCGTGCGCGCCATGCGCGGCATCGAGTTCTGA
- a CDS encoding cobyric acid synthase — protein sequence MLQGTASDVGKSLLATALCRAFAREGRHVAPFKAQNMSLNAYVTPAGEEIGSAQGFQAEAAGVVPSALMNPLLIKPMPGGTAQLIVAGRAAGAYDYTRVRSAREEHAALVARSLTTLRETHDLVIAEGAGSCAEINLRAWDLANMHVAQLSDAAVLLVGDIDKGGVYASLLGALSLLSDADRRHVRGFIINKFRGDPSGLRLANDELERRSGLPLLGVVPHLASHGLPEEDAASLDSAGTTRRGTMEELELAVVRTPALSNFDELRALADEPGVLLRFIDNPREVHGADLVILAGSRATLSDLRWLRERGFDRALALRAVRGEPVLGVCGGCQMLAERIHDHAGVEASGGSTEGLGLLPLEVHFAPEKRLARVEARSEHPLLRGPLLSGYFMHHGRAVPTHERVAPLLWITGGPEGERDGAVAGSVLGTMMHGLFEAPEVRRRVVHHLRSLRGEEPTAGVTSASADEGTPLRHPRDRVYDALAAQVCAALDMPRLRAMVPRP from the coding sequence ATGCTGCAAGGGACGGCCTCCGACGTCGGCAAGAGCCTGCTGGCGACGGCGCTCTGTCGCGCGTTCGCCCGCGAGGGCCGCCACGTGGCGCCGTTCAAAGCGCAGAACATGTCGCTCAACGCCTACGTCACGCCGGCTGGCGAGGAGATTGGCTCGGCGCAGGGCTTCCAGGCGGAGGCCGCGGGGGTGGTGCCCAGCGCCCTGATGAACCCGCTGCTCATCAAGCCGATGCCCGGCGGCACGGCGCAGCTCATCGTGGCGGGGCGCGCGGCGGGCGCGTACGACTACACGCGCGTCCGGAGCGCCCGCGAGGAGCACGCGGCGCTGGTGGCGCGCTCCCTGACCACGCTCCGGGAGACGCACGATCTGGTCATCGCGGAGGGTGCGGGGAGCTGCGCCGAGATCAACCTGCGCGCGTGGGACCTGGCCAACATGCACGTCGCTCAGCTGAGCGACGCGGCCGTGCTGCTGGTGGGCGACATCGACAAGGGCGGGGTCTACGCGTCCCTCCTTGGCGCCCTGTCGCTGTTGTCCGACGCGGATCGGCGACACGTGCGCGGTTTCATCATCAACAAGTTCCGAGGTGACCCGAGCGGACTGCGCCTCGCGAACGACGAGCTCGAGCGCCGCAGCGGCCTGCCGCTCCTGGGCGTGGTGCCGCACCTCGCGTCCCATGGCCTCCCCGAGGAAGACGCGGCCAGCCTGGACAGTGCCGGAACGACGCGCCGTGGCACGATGGAGGAGCTGGAGCTCGCCGTGGTGCGCACACCGGCTCTCTCGAACTTCGACGAGCTGCGCGCCCTGGCCGACGAACCGGGCGTGCTGCTGCGCTTCATCGACAACCCGCGCGAAGTGCACGGCGCAGATCTGGTGATCCTGGCCGGGAGCCGGGCGACGCTGAGCGACTTGCGCTGGCTCCGTGAGCGCGGCTTCGACCGAGCGCTCGCGCTGCGGGCCGTGCGCGGAGAGCCCGTGTTGGGGGTATGTGGTGGGTGCCAGATGCTCGCGGAGCGCATCCACGACCATGCCGGGGTCGAAGCCTCCGGGGGCTCGACCGAGGGCCTCGGGCTGCTGCCCCTCGAGGTGCATTTTGCGCCCGAGAAGCGCCTGGCACGCGTCGAGGCGCGCAGCGAACACCCCCTGCTGCGCGGACCTCTGCTCTCGGGGTACTTCATGCACCACGGGCGCGCGGTACCCACGCACGAGCGCGTCGCGCCGCTCTTGTGGATCACGGGCGGCCCAGAGGGGGAGCGCGACGGCGCGGTCGCAGGGTCCGTGTTGGGCACGATGATGCACGGCTTGTTCGAGGCGCCCGAGGTCCGACGACGCGTGGTCCACCACCTGCGCTCGCTGCGGGGCGAGGAGCCCACAGCTGGCGTCACGAGCGCCTCCGCCGACGAAGGCACCCCGCTGCGCCATCCCCGCGACAGGGTGTACGACGCGCTCGCCGCCCAGGTGTGCGCGGCGCTCGACATGCCGCGGCTGCGTGCGATGGTGCCGAGGCCATGA
- the murA gene encoding UDP-N-acetylglucosamine 1-carboxyvinyltransferase, with the protein MDNIRIVGGARLSGTVRISGAKNAALPILCTALLADGEHVFRNVPDLRDVHSMCALLRQLGQDARFEDGRVIVNATPVVDPTAPYEQVKKMRASVLVLGPLVARYGRASVSLPGGCAIGARPIDQHLKGLEAMGADIRLSHGYVHVEVPSGRLRGAEIYLDMPTVTGTENLMSAAVLASGRTTLVNAAREPEVEELARVLNKMGASIEGAGTDVIVIEGRESLSPVDHAIMPDRIEAGTYMVAAAATYGDVLVEGASLEDLEALSAKMRRAGVAIEREGTGIRVVANGPLRSADITTQPHPGFPTDMQAQFMVLMCRAAGRSQITETIFENRFMHVPELNRMGATIDVHGRTATVDGVPRLSGAEVMATDLRASASLVIAGLIAEGTTMVRRVYHLDRGYEHIERKLAGLGATIERVQGDA; encoded by the coding sequence GTGGACAATATCCGCATCGTAGGTGGCGCGCGTCTCTCGGGCACGGTGCGCATCAGCGGCGCCAAGAATGCGGCGCTCCCCATCTTGTGCACGGCGCTCCTGGCCGATGGAGAGCACGTCTTCCGCAACGTCCCCGACCTGCGGGACGTGCACTCCATGTGCGCCCTCTTGCGCCAGCTCGGTCAGGACGCGCGTTTCGAGGATGGACGCGTGATCGTGAACGCGACGCCTGTGGTGGACCCCACCGCGCCCTACGAGCAGGTCAAGAAGATGCGCGCCTCGGTGCTCGTGCTCGGGCCGCTCGTGGCCCGCTACGGCCGCGCGAGCGTCTCGTTGCCGGGCGGGTGCGCGATCGGCGCGCGCCCCATCGACCAGCACCTCAAGGGCCTCGAGGCGATGGGGGCGGACATCCGCCTGTCGCACGGCTACGTACACGTGGAGGTCCCCAGCGGGCGGCTGCGCGGCGCCGAGATCTACCTGGACATGCCGACGGTCACGGGGACCGAGAACCTGATGAGCGCGGCTGTCCTGGCCAGCGGGCGCACCACCCTGGTGAACGCGGCGCGTGAGCCGGAGGTGGAGGAGCTGGCGCGCGTCCTGAACAAGATGGGCGCCAGCATCGAGGGGGCGGGAACGGACGTGATCGTCATCGAGGGCCGCGAGAGCCTCTCGCCTGTCGACCACGCCATCATGCCGGACCGGATCGAGGCGGGGACCTACATGGTCGCCGCGGCCGCAACCTATGGCGATGTGCTGGTGGAGGGGGCTTCGCTGGAGGACCTGGAGGCCCTCTCGGCCAAGATGCGCCGCGCCGGCGTGGCCATCGAGCGCGAAGGCACGGGGATCCGCGTCGTAGCCAACGGGCCGCTGCGCTCCGCCGACATCACGACACAGCCGCACCCGGGTTTCCCCACCGACATGCAGGCGCAGTTCATGGTGCTCATGTGCCGTGCCGCGGGCCGCAGCCAGATCACCGAGACCATCTTCGAGAACCGCTTCATGCACGTCCCCGAGTTGAACCGCATGGGCGCGACCATCGACGTGCACGGTCGCACCGCCACGGTGGACGGGGTCCCACGACTCAGCGGCGCGGAGGTGATGGCGACGGACCTGCGCGCCAGCGCCAGCTTGGTCATCGCCGGGTTGATCGCGGAGGGCACCACCATGGTGCGCCGCGTCTACCACCTGGACCGAGGCTACGAGCACATCGAGCGCAAGTTGGCCGGGCTGGGGGCCACGATCGAGCGCGTGCAAGGAGACGCCTGA
- a CDS encoding ATP phosphoribosyltransferase, whose amino-acid sequence MAVMQRSPEDNLIIAVPKGRVLKQLVPRFQRAGIDTTALTEDSRQLIRRDKRRGVSFLLLKPDDVPTYVEYGAADVGVVGRDVLLEREYDLYAPIDLGIGRCKMMVCGVPGSYPVAGGNGRTLRVATKFPNIAMRHFRQLGLPVETIFCQGSVELAPLTGLADVIVDLVETGETLRQNGLVPLEQVADVSSVVVANRAGFKLKRELIAPLLAALKDSQ is encoded by the coding sequence ATGGCCGTGATGCAGCGTTCGCCCGAGGACAACCTCATCATCGCCGTGCCGAAGGGGCGCGTGCTGAAGCAGCTGGTCCCGCGCTTCCAGCGTGCCGGGATCGACACCACCGCGCTCACCGAGGACTCGCGTCAGCTCATCCGACGCGACAAACGGCGGGGCGTCAGCTTCTTGTTGCTCAAGCCGGACGACGTACCCACGTACGTGGAGTACGGCGCGGCGGACGTCGGGGTCGTGGGCCGCGACGTCCTGCTGGAGCGCGAATACGATCTCTACGCCCCCATCGACCTGGGCATCGGTCGCTGCAAGATGATGGTGTGTGGCGTACCGGGGAGCTACCCCGTCGCGGGGGGCAACGGCCGCACGCTGCGTGTCGCGACCAAGTTCCCCAACATCGCCATGCGTCACTTCCGGCAGCTGGGACTCCCCGTGGAGACCATCTTCTGCCAGGGCTCGGTCGAGCTGGCGCCGCTGACGGGACTGGCCGACGTCATCGTGGACCTCGTGGAGACGGGGGAGACGCTCCGCCAGAACGGGCTCGTTCCACTCGAGCAGGTCGCCGACGTGTCGTCCGTGGTCGTGGCCAACCGCGCGGGGTTCAAGCTGAAGCGTGAGCTCATCGCGCCGCTCTTGGCCGCGCTGAAGGACTCCCAATGA
- a CDS encoding cytochrome c produces MAPWGALLGLTLAACDQTPPATRTWTAEDHAHAPGSVPTGQTPAAQVDDGLSSEERTARSVFLVACAGCHGPAGHGDGPERAPVMRLPDFASATWQASRTDDELLSIISLGRGMMPAFGDRIPADGLRALVAHIRRFAPQAAPADTRPPADGGVGDTTSSAPPAATAAD; encoded by the coding sequence ATGGCACCGTGGGGTGCGCTGCTGGGTCTGACGCTGGCGGCGTGCGACCAGACGCCGCCCGCGACGCGGACCTGGACGGCCGAGGACCACGCCCATGCGCCAGGGAGCGTGCCTACGGGGCAGACCCCAGCAGCGCAGGTGGACGACGGTCTCAGCTCCGAGGAGCGTACGGCGCGCTCGGTGTTCTTGGTGGCTTGCGCGGGGTGCCATGGACCCGCGGGACACGGCGACGGCCCCGAGCGCGCGCCCGTCATGCGCCTCCCGGACTTCGCGTCTGCGACGTGGCAGGCGAGCCGCACCGACGACGAGCTGCTGTCGATCATCTCCCTCGGCCGAGGGATGATGCCAGCCTTCGGCGACCGCATCCCTGCCGATGGCCTGCGCGCCCTCGTCGCTCACATACGCCGTTTCGCGCCCCAGGCGGCTCCCGCCGACACGCGGCCGCCGGCGGACGGCGGCGTCGGTGACACCACCTCCAGCGCGCCCCCCGCCGCCACCGCGGCAGACTGA